From the genome of Primulina eburnea isolate SZY01 chromosome 12, ASM2296580v1, whole genome shotgun sequence, one region includes:
- the LOC140808168 gene encoding zinc finger protein ZAT10: MALEALNSPTAPNKSFHFDSNPSLSYLESWTKGKRSKRPRSVDERQEPTEEEYLALCLIMLARGGGGPSTASTSTSTSTSATTSQIIKHLQPQTRPPPLQPVKLVYNCSVCDKAFGSYQALGGHKASHRKLGGGDEQSTTSATTATATTTTNSAPGSGKTHECSICHKRFPTGQALGGHKRCHYEGGAATNHAAARAGSSGVTSSEGVGSTITHRDFDLNLPALPEFRPGFGSGIEDEAESPHPAKKSRLSLPLKMEIF; the protein is encoded by the coding sequence ATGGCGCTTGAAGCTTTGAACTCACCCACCGCTCCTAACAAGTCGTTTCATTTCGACAGCAACCCCAGTTTAAGCTATCTTGAGTCTTGGACCAAAGGCAAGCGATCCAAGCGTCCGCGCAGTGTCGACGAACGTCAAGAGCCCACGGAGGAGGAGTACTTGGCTCTTTGTCTCATTATGCTCGCTCGCGGTGGCGGCGGACCATCTACTGCTTCTACTTCTACTTCTACTTCTACTTCTGCCACTACATCACAGATTATTAAGCACTTACAGCCTCAGACTCGGCCTCCACCGCTTCAGCCGGTTAAATTGGTCTACAACTGTTCCGTATGTGACAAGGCATTTGGGTCCTACCAAGCTTTGGGGGGGCACAAGGCCAGCCATCGCAAGCTCGGCGGTGGGGATGAGCAGTCGACTACCTCCGCCACCACCGCCACAGCCACCACTACAACTAACTCTGCGCCGGGAAGCGGGAAGACCCACGAGTGCTCGATCTGCCACAAGCGCTTTCCCACAGGGCAGGCTTTGGGAGGCCACAAGCGATGCCACTACGAAGGCGGTGCGGCAACCAACCACGCCGCCGCTCGTGCGGGAAGCAGCGGGGTGACGTCTTCGGAAGGTGTGGGCTCCACGATTACTCACAGGGACTTCGATTTGAACTTGCCAGCTTTGCCGGAATTCCGGCCGGGTTTCGGCTCCGGGATTGAAGACGAAGCAGAAAGCCCCCACCCCGCGAAGAAATCCCGTCTATCGCTGCCACTGAAGATGGAAATCTTTTGA
- the LOC140806902 gene encoding uncharacterized protein has product MKGSGFISMFLLLVVIGTAAFGYASKGSTSSNSGVTWMSNEKAVASPFKFRKLKDEMDPWVSNDASEINLEDYRRIDPVPSSKASIRPGPVQHGTPLMPYIPKPEPSPPPSQLKHGGHP; this is encoded by the exons ATGAAGGGTTCTGGATTCATATCAATGTTTTTGTTGTTGGTGGTGATTGGAACTGCTGCTTTTGGTTACGCCAGTAAAGGGAGTACCTCCTCAAATTCTG GTGTGACTTGGATGAGCAATGAGAAAGCAGTGGCATCTCCTTTCAAATTTAGAAAACTTAAG GATGAAATGGATCCTTGGGTCTCAAATGATGCCAGCGAAATCAACTTGGAAGATTATCGTCGTATCGATCCAGTTCCGAGTTCGAAGGCTTCCATTCGACCTGGACCGGTCCAGCATGGTACCCCGTTGATGCCATACATCCCCAAACCAGAACCTTCTCCTCCTCCCTCTCAACTCAAGCATGGTGGGCATCCTTAG
- the LOC140806901 gene encoding LOB domain-containing protein 37-like, whose product MSCNGCRVLRRGCSDQCILKPCLDWIETPQAQANATLFVSKFFGRSDLMSFISAVPQHRRPALFQSLLFEACGRSVNPVNGAVGLLSTGNWNICQAAVETVLSGGSLRPLPAGILPSKADEDQLGAKLLVHGTNGIAITEYPPWGGGGENTASFGSGLSEISPDIGRDKVKKKVGNKEPKLLNLFA is encoded by the exons ATGAGCTGCAATGGCTGCAGAGTTCTGAGGAGAGGTTGCAGCGACCAATGCATACTAAAGCCGTGTTTGGATTGGATCGAAACCCCACAAGCCCAAGCCAACGCAACCCTCTTCGTTTCAAAATTCTTCGGCCGCAGCGACCTCATGTCCTTCATCTCCGCCGTCCCTCAACACCGTAGACCCG CTCTGTTTCAATCTCTGCTGTTTGAGGCATGTGGGCGTTCCGTGAACCCAGTGAACGGGGCGGTGGGGCTGTTGTCCACCGGGAATTGGAACATCTGCCAGGCGGCAGTGGAGACAGTTCTCTCCGGCGGATCTCTGAGGCCGTTGCCCGCCGGAATCCTGCCTTCGAAAGCTGACGAAGATCAATTAGGTGCTAAGCTCCTAGTGCATGGAACCAACGGCATCGCCATCACGGAATATCCACCATGGGGTGGCGGCGGGGAGAACACGGCATCGTTCGGGTCCGGACTATCCGAAATATCACCGGACATAGGAAGAGATAAGGTTAAGAAGAAGGTTGGTAACAAAGAGCCAAAGCTACTCAACCTTTTTGCATAA